A region of Myxococcus stipitatus DSM 14675 DNA encodes the following proteins:
- a CDS encoding class I SAM-dependent methyltransferase gives MRHALVQLLRCPRCRRGALRPEAPAAVLLFGPLRCPDCRASYPVAEGVADLMLEPALATGLQRGLERRFVARSYERYVRPALQRALLRQPMDTDSEYLIYRSLLGTPDGPVLDVGCGTGLVARRLAREPGFALVAGQDVSSAMLEEGVAQVREAGATVDFLRAQAPYLPFQDETLGAVLMADSLHYVEDLGRLMLEVMRVLRPGGRWVASTYAPPGSASGFLHRRVGLHPRGETTLRAAASAAGLVRFERVALPPLLVLKAEKPSADTLR, from the coding sequence ATGCGGCACGCGCTCGTCCAGCTCCTTCGATGCCCCCGATGCCGACGCGGCGCCCTTCGTCCCGAGGCGCCCGCGGCCGTCCTGCTCTTCGGCCCCCTGCGCTGCCCTGACTGTCGCGCCAGCTACCCGGTCGCCGAGGGCGTCGCGGACCTGATGCTCGAGCCCGCGCTGGCCACGGGGCTTCAGCGAGGGCTGGAGCGCCGCTTCGTGGCCCGCTCGTACGAGCGCTACGTGCGCCCCGCCCTCCAGCGCGCGCTCCTGCGCCAGCCGATGGACACGGACAGCGAGTACCTCATCTATCGCAGCCTGCTGGGCACACCCGACGGGCCGGTGCTGGACGTCGGCTGCGGCACGGGGCTGGTGGCGCGGCGGCTGGCGCGCGAGCCGGGCTTCGCGCTGGTGGCGGGACAGGACGTGTCCTCCGCGATGCTGGAGGAAGGCGTGGCCCAGGTGCGCGAGGCGGGCGCCACGGTGGACTTCCTCCGCGCGCAGGCGCCCTATCTCCCCTTCCAGGACGAGACGCTCGGCGCGGTGCTCATGGCCGACTCCCTGCACTACGTGGAGGACCTGGGCCGGCTGATGCTGGAGGTGATGCGGGTGCTGCGTCCGGGGGGCCGCTGGGTGGCGAGCACGTATGCGCCGCCGGGCTCGGCGTCCGGGTTCCTGCACCGCCGCGTGGGACTGCACCCTCGGGGAGAGACCACCTTGCGCGCGGCGGCCAGCGCGGCGGGTCTGGTGCGCTTCGAGCGCGTGGCCCTGCCGCCGCTGCTGGTGCTCAAGGCGGAGAAGCCCTCCGCCGACACCCTCAGATGA
- the nadA gene encoding quinolinate synthase NadA, which translates to MSTGVDYAQEIQELKRSMNAVILAHYYQESEVQDVADFVGDSLALAQAAERTEADVIVFCGVHFMAETAKILNPARLVLLPDLKAGCSLSDRCPPAAFKAFKDKHPGAFVVSYVNSSAAVKAMSDVICTSSNAVKIVNQVPKDRQILFAPDQHLGRHVMKQTGRDMVLWPGSCIVHEIFSEKKLVELKVMHPDAEVVAHPECEEPVLRHADFIGSTKGILDFVLKSPKQKFIVVTEAGILHQMKKGAPEKTFIPAPPDNGCACNECPYMRLNTLEKLWKCMKERTPELTMPEGLREAARAPLQRMLEWSR; encoded by the coding sequence ATGAGCACGGGCGTGGACTACGCGCAGGAAATCCAGGAGCTCAAGCGTTCCATGAACGCTGTGATTCTTGCGCACTACTATCAGGAGAGCGAAGTCCAGGACGTAGCGGACTTCGTTGGCGACAGCCTGGCGCTGGCGCAGGCGGCGGAGCGGACGGAAGCGGATGTCATCGTCTTCTGCGGTGTCCACTTCATGGCGGAGACAGCGAAAATCCTGAATCCCGCGCGGCTGGTGCTGCTGCCAGACCTGAAGGCGGGCTGTTCCCTTTCAGACCGGTGTCCGCCCGCGGCCTTCAAGGCCTTCAAGGACAAGCACCCGGGCGCCTTCGTCGTGAGCTACGTGAACAGCTCCGCGGCGGTGAAGGCGATGAGCGACGTCATCTGCACGTCGTCGAACGCGGTGAAGATCGTCAACCAGGTGCCCAAGGACCGGCAGATCCTCTTCGCGCCGGACCAGCACCTGGGCCGCCACGTGATGAAGCAGACCGGCCGGGACATGGTGCTGTGGCCGGGCAGCTGCATCGTCCACGAAATCTTCAGCGAGAAGAAGCTGGTGGAGCTGAAGGTGATGCACCCGGATGCGGAGGTGGTGGCGCACCCGGAGTGCGAGGAGCCCGTGCTGCGGCACGCGGACTTCATCGGTTCGACGAAGGGGATCCTGGACTTCGTCCTCAAGAGCCCGAAGCAGAAGTTCATCGTCGTGACGGAGGCCGGCATCCTCCATCAGATGAAGAAGGGCGCGCCCGAGAAGACCTTCATCCCGGCGCCTCCGGACAACGGCTGCGCGTGCAACGAGTGCCCGTACATGCGGCTCAACACGCTGGAGAAGCTCTGGAAGTGCATGAAGGAGCGCACGCCGGAGCTGACGATGCCGGAGGGACTGCGGGAGGCGGCGCGGGCTCCGTTGCAGCGGATGCTGGAGTGGTCCAGGTAG
- a CDS encoding PilZ domain-containing protein yields MSVPTQDVLIVHPNEDRRAALASMLDRHRVVAVESQVEATRCMESAAPTLIIAPPENARRFLRHVDRAAPEAVRVFVCSQADRRGLEELVETAAEGHVFSTLDDSLTPTEMGQRITNILQLRASARVMPTARMEAGFRLQGRSYTARCLDVGNFGAAFQVPMDSSVGVFLPGVVVDELFIARDGRRVLHSRRALVRHVQPVRQGTEPALRIGLSWSRALEEPSTTPLAVVREPVSVLAALRKAVRRNASLWVHYPDTTAGQFVLEGPSVDLVEGRSVLRGTSVGASAVATGDVLNLSFEVGGQSYAGVTSVLRQGDALVLSLPRTLNLQNRRGLQRFRPSKEHRFLVSFNAPFSGKSVTRSVLDLSSRGLSFAFDASFEVLPAGSQLDVTLLLPDGSEASCRAEVRSVDEVSSGDGAENPLRPYRCGVRLLDVPARVRDAVHAAFISARSPVVEDGGRSAFADIWKMMETAHYNFHPDYPFGSEAEYLHLLENTHRRLCGSGELGSSLVYKDNDGVQGHVAGLRIHSRTWLVQHLAVRPGFHRADQIAHELSALAIELGESHEDIDFIRFSWREDNRWPSRLGAWLLRVMESHGLSWLRHFEYMRMPLDTARTPEGPLPEVREARDEDCARLEHFLRERGEVMRVLAEDLQADQMRLESLGARYAAHGLHRRRRVFTVEGENGPLAMALQEEGSPGINLIEKTNAFWYVVLQPDHPGASAAVSALIQRCVEHARAEGRGTAVALAADEDVATLEAVGFQRMGRFSEWFFHRSMVRRWVELFRSIFERVQHTASGERARNRASRRSG; encoded by the coding sequence ATGAGTGTCCCCACTCAGGACGTCCTGATTGTGCATCCCAACGAGGACCGGCGCGCCGCGCTGGCGTCCATGCTGGACCGCCACCGCGTCGTGGCGGTGGAGTCCCAGGTGGAAGCCACCCGCTGCATGGAGTCGGCGGCCCCCACGCTCATCATCGCCCCACCGGAGAACGCGCGGCGCTTCCTGCGTCACGTCGACCGAGCCGCTCCCGAAGCGGTCCGCGTCTTCGTGTGCTCGCAAGCGGACCGTCGCGGGCTGGAAGAGCTGGTGGAGACCGCGGCCGAGGGCCACGTCTTCAGTACCCTGGATGACAGCCTGACCCCGACGGAGATGGGGCAGCGCATCACCAACATCCTCCAGCTCCGCGCCTCCGCGCGGGTGATGCCCACCGCGCGCATGGAGGCGGGCTTCCGGCTGCAAGGCCGCAGCTACACGGCGCGCTGTCTGGACGTAGGCAACTTCGGCGCCGCGTTCCAGGTCCCCATGGATTCCTCCGTGGGCGTCTTCCTGCCGGGCGTGGTGGTGGATGAGCTCTTCATCGCGCGCGATGGCCGCCGGGTGCTGCACTCCCGCCGCGCCCTGGTGCGCCACGTCCAACCGGTGCGGCAGGGCACGGAGCCCGCGCTGCGCATCGGCCTGTCGTGGAGCCGCGCGCTGGAGGAGCCGTCGACCACGCCGCTCGCCGTCGTCCGCGAGCCGGTGAGCGTGCTCGCCGCGCTGCGCAAGGCCGTGCGGAGGAACGCGTCGCTCTGGGTCCACTACCCGGACACCACCGCGGGGCAGTTCGTGCTGGAGGGCCCTTCCGTGGACCTGGTGGAGGGGCGCTCGGTGCTGCGCGGAACCAGCGTCGGGGCGAGCGCCGTGGCGACCGGCGACGTGCTCAACCTCTCCTTCGAAGTCGGCGGGCAGAGCTACGCGGGGGTCACCAGCGTCCTGCGCCAGGGGGACGCCCTGGTGCTGAGCCTGCCGCGCACCTTGAACCTGCAGAACCGGCGCGGCCTGCAGCGCTTCCGCCCCAGCAAGGAGCACCGCTTCCTGGTCTCCTTCAATGCGCCATTCAGTGGCAAGAGCGTGACGCGCTCCGTGTTGGACCTGTCGAGCCGGGGCCTCTCCTTCGCGTTCGATGCGTCGTTCGAGGTCCTCCCCGCCGGCTCGCAGCTCGACGTGACGCTGCTCCTGCCGGACGGCAGCGAGGCGTCATGCCGCGCGGAGGTGCGCTCCGTGGACGAGGTCTCCTCCGGCGATGGCGCGGAGAATCCGCTCCGGCCCTACCGCTGTGGCGTGCGCCTCCTGGACGTCCCCGCGCGGGTGCGGGACGCGGTCCACGCCGCCTTCATCTCGGCGCGCAGCCCGGTGGTGGAGGACGGGGGCCGGTCCGCCTTCGCGGACATCTGGAAGATGATGGAGACGGCGCACTACAACTTCCATCCCGACTACCCGTTCGGCTCCGAGGCCGAGTACCTCCACCTGCTGGAGAACACCCACCGGCGGCTGTGTGGCTCGGGAGAGCTGGGCAGCTCGCTCGTGTACAAGGACAACGATGGGGTGCAGGGCCACGTCGCGGGCCTGCGCATCCACTCGCGCACGTGGCTGGTGCAGCACCTGGCGGTGCGTCCGGGCTTCCACCGCGCGGACCAGATCGCGCACGAGCTGTCCGCGCTGGCCATCGAGCTGGGCGAGTCCCACGAGGACATCGACTTCATCCGGTTCTCCTGGCGCGAGGACAACCGCTGGCCCAGCCGCCTGGGCGCTTGGCTGCTGCGGGTCATGGAGAGCCACGGGCTGAGCTGGCTGCGCCACTTCGAGTACATGCGCATGCCGCTGGACACCGCGCGGACCCCGGAGGGGCCGCTGCCCGAGGTGCGCGAGGCGCGTGACGAGGACTGCGCGCGACTGGAGCACTTCCTGCGCGAGCGCGGCGAGGTGATGCGCGTGCTCGCCGAGGACCTGCAGGCCGACCAGATGCGGCTGGAGTCGCTGGGGGCTCGCTACGCGGCGCATGGCCTGCACCGGCGCCGGCGGGTCTTCACGGTGGAGGGGGAGAACGGCCCGCTGGCCATGGCCCTCCAGGAAGAGGGCAGCCCGGGCATCAACCTCATCGAGAAGACCAACGCCTTCTGGTACGTGGTGCTCCAGCCCGACCACCCTGGCGCCAGCGCGGCGGTGAGCGCGCTCATCCAGCGTTGCGTGGAGCACGCCCGCGCGGAGGGCCGGGGGACGGCCGTCGCGCTCGCGGCGGACGAGGACGTCGCCACGCTGGAGGCGGTGGGCTTCCAGCGGATGGGCCGCTTCTCCGAGTGGTTCTTCCACCGTTCCATGGTGCGGCGCTGGGTGGAGCTGTTCCGCTCCATCTTCGAGCGCGTCCAGCACACCGCGAGCGGGGAGCGTGCGCGCAACCGTGCGTCGCGGAGGAGCGGGTGA